In a genomic window of Cynocephalus volans isolate mCynVol1 chromosome 1, mCynVol1.pri, whole genome shotgun sequence:
- the LOC134364224 gene encoding keratin-associated protein 26-1, giving the protein MSCHNYCSGNYSSEFLRNSCHIPLIPSMSLCSTNVSRGDVLCLPNSSQDCTWLTDNCPETCSEPPSCQPAACEPSNAEISCYSSTAYYVPRPCQGTSFLPASSFISSSYLPISYRPLRYVSSSCHPLRPLLNSYQSLGSVPCDYRPLTYLYNSCRPLSLLTYGCQPSSCLAYGPQTLQVVPSSPRPLQLLYGGCRPLTHAFSTCCPPCPALGCQ; this is encoded by the coding sequence ATGTCTTGCCACAACTACTGCTCTGGAAACTACAGCTCAGAATTCCTCAGAAATTCCTGCCATATTCCCCTCATCCCCTCCATGTCCCTCTGCTCTACAAATGTGAGCCGTGGGGATGTCCTCTGCTTACCCAACAGCTCTCAAGACTGTACCTGGCTCACAGACAACTGCCCAGAGACCTGCAGTGAGCCACCCAGCTGCCAGCCCGCCGCCTGTGAGCCCAGCAACGCTGAAATCTCTTGCTATTCTTCTActgcctactatgtgcccagACCCTGCCAAGGAACCAGTTTTCTTCCTGCTTCTTCCTTCATCTCTAGCTCCTACCTCCCAATATCCTATAGACCTCTGAGATATGTGTCCAGCAGCTGTCATCCCCTGAGGCCCCTGCTCAATAGTTACCAGTCCCTAGGCTCTGTGCCCTGTGACTATCGGCCTCTAACCTATTTGTACAACAGCTGCCGACCCCTGAGCCTCCTCACTTATGGATGCCAACCTTCAAGTTGCTTGGCCTATGGTCCTCAAACACTTCAGGTTGTGCCCAGCAGCCCCAGACCTCTGCAGCTTCTCTACGGTGGTTGCCGACCTCTGACCCACGCATTCAGCACTTGTTGTCCACCTTGCCCTGCACTGGGATGCCAGTAG